In one Streptomyces sp. T12 genomic region, the following are encoded:
- a CDS encoding 3-hydroxybutyrate dehydrogenase, whose protein sequence is MTPPSTLPAHGPSLPSLDFGGRTALVTGAAGGIGRACALRLAAAGAKVRAVDRDAAGLEALAERARGLAGAVEPHILDLTDLDAAELAAAGTDILVNNAGLQLVRPIEEFPADVFHTVLTVMLEAPFRLIRGALPHMYGQGWGRIVNVSSVHGLRASAFKSAYVAAKHGLEGLSKTAALEGAPHGVTSNCVNPAYVRTPLVEKQIADQARAHGIPEERVLSEVLLQDSAVKRLIEPEEVAEAVAYLCSPQASFVTGTSLVLDGGWTAH, encoded by the coding sequence ATGACCCCGCCCAGCACCCTGCCGGCTCACGGCCCTTCCCTGCCTTCGCTCGACTTCGGTGGCCGCACCGCCCTCGTCACAGGCGCGGCCGGTGGCATCGGCCGCGCCTGTGCGCTGCGGTTGGCGGCCGCAGGGGCCAAGGTGAGAGCGGTAGACCGGGACGCCGCGGGCCTGGAGGCGCTTGCCGAGCGGGCGCGAGGCCTCGCCGGCGCTGTTGAACCCCACATCCTCGACCTCACGGACCTGGACGCCGCCGAGCTCGCCGCCGCAGGCACCGACATCCTCGTCAACAACGCCGGGCTGCAACTGGTGCGCCCCATCGAGGAGTTCCCGGCCGACGTCTTCCACACGGTGCTCACCGTGATGCTGGAGGCGCCGTTCCGGCTCATCCGTGGTGCCCTGCCACATATGTACGGGCAGGGTTGGGGCCGGATCGTCAATGTGTCCTCGGTCCATGGGCTGCGCGCCTCGGCCTTCAAGTCCGCCTATGTGGCCGCCAAACACGGTCTGGAGGGACTCTCCAAGACCGCTGCCCTGGAGGGCGCACCCCACGGCGTCACCTCGAACTGTGTGAACCCCGCCTATGTGCGCACCCCACTGGTCGAGAAGCAGATCGCCGACCAGGCCCGGGCGCACGGTATCCCCGAGGAGCGGGTGCTGTCCGAGGTGCTGCTGCAGGACAGCGCGGTCAAGCGGCTCATCGAACCGGAGGAGGTCGCGGAAGCCGTGGCGTACCTGTGCAGCCCGCAGGCGTCCTTCGTGACCGGCACGTCGCTCGTACTTGACGGTGGCTGGACCGCGCACTGA
- a CDS encoding NUDIX domain-containing protein, with translation MATPDFIRTIRASAGHQLLWLPGVSAVVFDDEGRVLLGQRADNGKWTVINGIPDPGEQPAAAAVREVYEETGVRCVAERIVLVRSGNEVTYPNGDTCQFMDVTFRCRAVGGEARVNDDESLQVGWFEVDALPVMDERQLFRIKQALSDEPTWFEPMSSD, from the coding sequence ATGGCTACTCCTGACTTCATTCGTACGATCCGGGCCTCCGCCGGTCACCAACTGCTGTGGCTCCCCGGGGTCAGCGCCGTCGTCTTCGACGACGAGGGGCGGGTCCTGCTGGGGCAGCGCGCGGACAACGGCAAGTGGACAGTGATCAACGGCATCCCGGACCCGGGCGAGCAGCCTGCGGCCGCCGCCGTGCGGGAGGTGTACGAGGAGACGGGCGTCCGGTGTGTCGCCGAGCGAATCGTCCTGGTCAGGTCGGGTAATGAGGTCACCTATCCCAACGGCGACACGTGCCAGTTCATGGACGTCACCTTCCGCTGTCGAGCCGTCGGTGGCGAGGCACGGGTGAACGACGATGAATCGCTGCAGGTCGGCTGGTTCGAGGTGGACGCGCTGCCCGTGATGGACGAACGTCAGCTGTTCCGGATCAAGCAGGCACTGTCCGATGAACCCACGTGGTTCGAGCCTATGAGTTCGGACTGA
- the lnt gene encoding apolipoprotein N-acyltransferase — protein sequence MTVTATSVGESDQLQPQIAPASRAARLVRLVPALAAALSGVLLYVSFPPRTLWWLALPAFAVFGWVLRGRSWKAGLGLGYLFGLGFLLPLLVWTGVEVGPGPWLALVAIEAVFVALVGAGVAAVSKLPGWPVWAAALWIAGEAARARAPFNGFPWGKIAFGQADGVFLPLAAVGGTPVLGFAVVLCGFGLYEVVRLAVEARRTRAVRRSAAAVALLSVAVPVVAAVAARPLVSDKAENGTATVAVIQGNVPRAGLDFNSQRRAVLDYHARETERLAAEVKAGKVAQPDFVLWPENSSDIDPFANADARAVIDTAAKAIGVPISVGGVVERDGKLLNEQILWDPAKGPVDTYDKRQIQPFGEYLPLRSLVGAINENWTSMVRQDFSRGSEPGVFTMDGAKVGLVTCYEAAFDWTVRSEVTDGAQMISVPSNNATFDRSEMTYQQLAMSRVRAVEHSRTVTVPVTSGVSAIIMPDGTITQRTGMFVADSLVQKVPLRSSETPATRLGILPEIALVLVAVGGLGWAIGAGMRVRRTADV from the coding sequence GTGACCGTCACCGCAACTTCCGTGGGCGAGTCGGACCAGCTGCAGCCGCAGATCGCGCCCGCCTCGCGCGCGGCACGGCTCGTGCGCCTGGTTCCGGCCCTCGCCGCGGCGCTCTCCGGAGTGCTGCTCTACGTCAGCTTCCCGCCACGCACCCTGTGGTGGCTGGCCCTGCCGGCCTTCGCCGTTTTCGGCTGGGTGCTGCGCGGCCGCAGTTGGAAGGCGGGCCTTGGCCTCGGCTATCTCTTCGGCCTCGGCTTTCTGCTGCCGCTGCTGGTGTGGACCGGGGTGGAGGTCGGCCCCGGCCCCTGGCTCGCGCTGGTCGCGATCGAGGCGGTCTTCGTCGCGCTGGTGGGCGCGGGAGTCGCCGCGGTGTCCAAGCTGCCGGGCTGGCCGGTGTGGGCGGCGGCGCTGTGGATCGCCGGAGAAGCGGCACGCGCGCGTGCGCCGTTCAACGGCTTCCCCTGGGGCAAGATCGCATTCGGCCAGGCCGACGGCGTCTTCCTGCCGCTCGCCGCGGTGGGCGGCACCCCGGTGCTCGGCTTCGCGGTCGTTCTCTGCGGCTTCGGTCTCTACGAGGTGGTACGCCTCGCTGTCGAGGCGCGGCGCACGCGGGCCGTACGGCGGTCCGCTGCCGCGGTCGCCCTGCTGAGCGTGGCCGTGCCGGTGGTGGCCGCTGTGGCCGCACGGCCGCTGGTCAGTGACAAGGCCGAGAACGGCACCGCGACCGTCGCGGTCATCCAGGGCAATGTGCCGCGCGCCGGACTGGACTTCAACTCCCAACGGCGAGCCGTACTCGACTACCACGCGCGTGAGACCGAGCGCCTGGCCGCCGAGGTCAAGGCGGGCAAGGTCGCGCAGCCCGACTTCGTGCTGTGGCCCGAGAACTCCTCCGACATCGACCCCTTCGCCAACGCCGACGCGCGCGCCGTCATCGACACGGCCGCCAAGGCGATCGGCGTGCCCATCTCCGTCGGCGGCGTCGTCGAGCGGGACGGCAAGCTGCTCAACGAGCAGATCCTGTGGGACCCGGCCAAGGGCCCCGTCGACACGTACGACAAGCGGCAGATCCAGCCCTTCGGCGAGTACCTGCCCCTGCGTTCGCTCGTCGGGGCGATCAACGAGAACTGGACCTCGATGGTCCGCCAGGACTTCAGCCGGGGCAGCGAACCGGGTGTGTTCACCATGGACGGTGCCAAGGTCGGCCTCGTCACCTGCTACGAGGCGGCCTTCGACTGGACCGTGCGTTCCGAGGTCACCGACGGCGCGCAGATGATCTCCGTGCCGAGCAACAACGCGACCTTCGACCGCAGCGAGATGACCTACCAGCAGCTCGCCATGTCCCGCGTCCGCGCCGTAGAGCACAGCCGCACCGTCACCGTCCCGGTGACCAGCGGCGTCAGCGCGATCATCATGCCGGACGGGACGATCACGCAGAGGACGGGCATGTTCGTGGCCGACTCGCTGGTCCAGAAGGTGCCGCTGCGCTCCAGCGAGACGCCCGCCACGCGGCTCGGCATCCTGCCGGAGATCGCCCTCGTGCTGGTCGCCGTCGGCGGCCTCGGCTGGGCGATCGGCGCAGGGATGCGCGTGCGACGCACCGCTGACGTGTAG
- a CDS encoding O-antigen ligase → MTSAAGPDEDGDRRNVSDAAGVVVLGACAAWSLISAAVHAGRPEGVLLAILAVAAGYAAGRIGGALLPVAAPCAGALAGVGLTLAVPHLAPGPQIVAPLGHAGATAAVLTLCAGAACCAAWATSAPALRLGLRALAAGIAVTAGALGSTSGFVTCSAVVLCSLAAGRIRHRGMGIAGLALGAASVTGLTWAVAGHAVPGGLVDWLEGQLTRHRIQLWHDALHLAGQEPAVGVGPGRFGELSTTATGTLLSDGKPHSAPLQQAAEQGVVGVILLAAAFCWMLFALWRSTRSTPVALTAGAALTALAAIATVGNALSFTAVSVGAGLLAGLATARPVAHGSQEREIDVHARGDRLTP, encoded by the coding sequence ATGACGTCTGCGGCAGGTCCGGATGAGGACGGCGACAGACGAAACGTTTCTGATGCGGCGGGCGTGGTCGTGCTGGGGGCATGCGCGGCGTGGTCGCTGATCTCGGCCGCCGTGCACGCGGGCCGCCCCGAGGGTGTGCTGCTCGCGATCCTCGCCGTCGCCGCCGGTTATGCCGCGGGGCGGATCGGCGGAGCGCTGCTGCCGGTCGCCGCGCCCTGCGCCGGAGCACTGGCCGGAGTGGGCCTGACGCTGGCCGTACCGCACCTCGCCCCCGGTCCGCAGATCGTCGCCCCGCTGGGCCACGCCGGTGCCACAGCCGCCGTACTGACCCTCTGCGCCGGCGCCGCGTGCTGCGCCGCCTGGGCCACCTCGGCACCGGCCCTGCGACTGGGTCTGCGCGCGCTGGCCGCAGGAATCGCGGTGACCGCCGGCGCCCTCGGCTCGACCTCGGGCTTCGTCACCTGTTCCGCTGTCGTGCTGTGCTCGCTCGCCGCCGGTCGCATCCGCCATCGCGGCATGGGCATCGCGGGGCTGGCCCTGGGCGCGGCCTCGGTCACCGGTCTGACCTGGGCGGTCGCCGGGCATGCGGTGCCCGGCGGACTCGTCGACTGGCTCGAGGGTCAGCTGACGCGGCACCGGATCCAGCTGTGGCACGACGCCCTGCACCTGGCGGGCCAGGAACCCGCCGTGGGCGTAGGCCCGGGACGCTTCGGGGAACTCAGTACGACGGCCACCGGGACGCTTCTGTCCGACGGCAAGCCGCACTCGGCACCCCTGCAGCAGGCGGCGGAACAGGGAGTGGTCGGCGTCATCCTCCTGGCGGCGGCCTTCTGCTGGATGCTGTTCGCGCTGTGGCGCAGCACGCGCTCCACCCCGGTCGCACTCACCGCGGGTGCGGCCCTGACGGCGCTGGCAGCCATCGCCACGGTCGGCAACGCGCTCAGCTTCACCGCGGTGTCCGTGGGCGCGGGCCTGCTGGCGGGGCTGGCCACGGCACGTCCGGTCGCTCACGGATCGCAGGAGCGCGAGATCGACGTACACGCGCGTGGCGATCGGCTGACCCCATGA
- a CDS encoding glutamate racemase: MKIALMDSGIGLLAATAAVRRLRPDAHLVLSLDPDGMPWGPRTTEDLTQRAVAVADAAAAHRPDALIIGCNTATVHALPTLRARLEPDIPVIGTVPAIKPAAAGGGPFAIWATPATTGSPYQRGLIEDFAGGVAVTEVPCFGLAEAVEHADETAIEAAVAAAASLTPKDVTTVVLGCTHYELVAERIRTAVQRPGFPPLVLHGSAGAVAAQALRRLGEQPAPGAEANGTLTVLLSGREGALPEPALAYEEGRLLQEISPAR, translated from the coding sequence GTGAAGATCGCGCTGATGGACTCCGGAATTGGCTTGCTCGCGGCCACCGCCGCGGTACGGCGGTTGCGACCCGACGCACATCTCGTGCTCTCCCTCGACCCCGACGGCATGCCCTGGGGCCCACGGACCACTGAGGACCTCACGCAGCGCGCGGTGGCCGTCGCGGATGCCGCCGCCGCGCACCGGCCAGATGCCTTGATCATCGGCTGCAACACCGCGACCGTGCACGCTCTGCCCACCCTGCGCGCCCGCCTCGAACCCGACATACCGGTCATCGGCACGGTCCCGGCGATCAAGCCGGCCGCGGCCGGTGGCGGTCCCTTCGCGATCTGGGCCACGCCCGCCACGACCGGCAGCCCCTATCAGCGGGGCCTCATCGAGGACTTCGCCGGCGGCGTGGCCGTCACCGAGGTGCCGTGCTTCGGGCTGGCCGAGGCGGTCGAGCACGCGGACGAGACGGCTATCGAGGCCGCCGTCGCCGCGGCCGCCTCCCTGACCCCCAAGGACGTGACGACCGTCGTCCTGGGCTGCACGCACTACGAACTCGTCGCCGAGCGCATCCGCACCGCCGTCCAGCGCCCCGGCTTTCCGCCGCTCGTCCTGCACGGCTCCGCCGGCGCGGTCGCGGCCCAGGCGCTGCGCCGGCTCGGCGAGCAGCCGGCCCCCGGGGCCGAGGCGAACGGCACCCTGACGGTGTTGCTGAGCGGCCGCGAGGGCGCGCTGCCCGAGCCCGCTCTCGCCTACGAGGAAGGCCGTCTCCTGCAGGAGATCAGCCCCGCGCGGTAA
- a CDS encoding glycosyltransferase, with protein sequence MSAIAWTAAGSLAAWLWLLLCQGFFWRTDVRLPRRTQPEQWPSVCVVVPARDEAAVLPASLPSLLAQDYPGRAEIFLIDDGSSDGTGELARELARRHGGLSLTVDSPGEPPAGWTGKLWAVRHGIGLARARDPEYLLLTDADIAHAPDSLRELVAAARTGGFDVVSQMARLRVESLWERLVVPAFVYFFAQLYPFRRIGKQGARTAAAAGGCVLLRAEAAERARIPDAIRHAVIDDVALARAVKGGGGHIWLGLAERVDSVRPYPRLSDLWRMVSRSAYAQLRHNPLVLAGTVAGLALVYLVPPVALVAGLVGGDTATAVIGGLAWLVMTGTYVPMLRYYRLPLWLAPLLPFTAFLYLLMTVDSAVQHYRGRGAAWKGRTYTRPDAVPDEG encoded by the coding sequence GTGAGCGCCATCGCGTGGACTGCCGCCGGATCACTCGCCGCCTGGCTGTGGCTGCTGCTCTGCCAAGGCTTCTTCTGGCGTACGGACGTCAGACTTCCGCGGCGGACGCAACCGGAGCAGTGGCCGTCGGTCTGCGTCGTCGTACCGGCACGCGACGAGGCCGCGGTACTTCCCGCGAGCCTGCCGTCGCTGCTGGCCCAGGACTACCCGGGGCGCGCGGAGATCTTCCTGATCGACGACGGCAGTTCGGACGGCACCGGGGAGCTGGCGCGCGAGCTCGCGCGGCGGCACGGCGGACTGTCGCTGACCGTGGACTCCCCCGGCGAGCCGCCCGCGGGCTGGACCGGCAAGCTGTGGGCGGTGCGGCACGGCATCGGCCTGGCACGCGCGCGTGATCCCGAGTACCTGCTGCTGACGGACGCCGACATCGCACATGCGCCCGACAGTCTGCGGGAGCTGGTCGCGGCGGCGCGCACCGGGGGCTTCGACGTCGTCTCGCAGATGGCCCGGCTGCGGGTGGAGAGCCTGTGGGAGCGGCTGGTCGTGCCGGCCTTCGTGTACTTCTTCGCGCAGCTGTATCCGTTCCGCCGGATCGGTAAGCAGGGGGCTCGGACGGCGGCCGCGGCGGGTGGCTGCGTCCTGCTGCGTGCCGAGGCCGCCGAGCGGGCGCGGATTCCGGACGCCATCCGGCACGCCGTCATCGACGACGTGGCCCTCGCGCGGGCCGTCAAGGGCGGCGGTGGCCACATCTGGCTGGGGCTGGCCGAGCGGGTGGACAGCGTGCGCCCGTATCCACGGCTGAGCGACCTGTGGCGGATGGTCTCGCGCAGCGCGTACGCACAGTTGCGACACAACCCGCTGGTGCTGGCCGGAACGGTCGCCGGGCTCGCGCTGGTCTACCTGGTGCCGCCCGTGGCCCTGGTCGCGGGTCTGGTCGGCGGGGATACGGCGACGGCGGTCATCGGCGGTCTCGCCTGGCTGGTGATGACGGGTACGTACGTCCCGATGCTCCGCTACTACCGCCTGCCTCTGTGGCTCGCTCCCCTGCTGCCCTTCACCGCGTTCCTCTATCTGCTCATGACGGTCGATTCCGCGGTGCAGCACTACAGAGGGCGCGGCGCGGCCTGGAAGGGCCGCACCTACACGCGTCCGGACGCGGTGCCCGACGAGGGCTGA
- a CDS encoding TerD family protein produces MPKGSNAPVPTTALRVELGWRSGPGVPDADASALLLVGGKVRSDGDFVFYNQPVHSSDAVRHEGKRDAGGRVTDSLLVDLARVEPAIETVILAASADGGAFGQVPDLYIEVKDAAQGTVVARFDSTGATVETAFVLGEFYRRQGAWKFRAVGQGYSSGLEGLATDYGITVDEPQHAAPAPAPVAPPVAPPAATPPPVAPAVTMAPPAMPPVPPPVPQAPPVSLSKVTLTKASPSVSLTKQGGTSGALRVNLNWQVRKQFSGWASKLGRPVAMHNDLDLDLCALYELTDGRKGVIQSLGNAFGALHQPPYILLDGDDRTGAVASGENLTVNLDHQQSFRRILVFVTIYEGARSFADLNATVTLTPQHGAPIDFSLDECTVPSTVCALALITNTGSDLVVQREARYLVPERGVSPQRTVDYAYAWGMNWTPGRK; encoded by the coding sequence ATGCCGAAAGGATCGAATGCTCCGGTGCCGACGACGGCACTGCGGGTCGAATTGGGCTGGCGCTCCGGACCGGGCGTGCCCGACGCGGACGCCTCGGCGCTGTTGCTCGTCGGCGGAAAAGTGCGCTCCGACGGTGACTTCGTCTTCTACAACCAGCCGGTGCACTCCTCCGACGCCGTCCGGCACGAGGGCAAGCGGGACGCCGGCGGCCGGGTGACCGACAGCCTGCTCGTCGACCTCGCGCGCGTGGAGCCCGCGATCGAGACCGTCATCCTCGCCGCCTCCGCGGACGGCGGTGCGTTCGGCCAAGTTCCGGACCTCTACATCGAGGTCAAGGACGCCGCCCAGGGCACCGTCGTCGCCCGTTTCGACAGCACGGGCGCCACCGTGGAAACCGCTTTCGTGCTCGGCGAGTTCTACCGTCGCCAGGGTGCCTGGAAATTCCGCGCCGTCGGCCAGGGCTACAGCAGCGGCCTCGAGGGCCTCGCCACCGATTACGGCATCACGGTCGACGAACCCCAGCACGCGGCACCCGCTCCGGCCCCCGTGGCCCCGCCGGTCGCACCCCCGGCTGCCACGCCGCCACCCGTGGCGCCTGCGGTGACCATGGCGCCGCCCGCCATGCCGCCGGTCCCCCCGCCAGTGCCCCAGGCGCCGCCGGTCAGCCTGAGCAAGGTGACGCTCACCAAGGCTTCCCCCTCCGTCTCGCTGACCAAGCAGGGCGGCACCTCGGGCGCCCTGCGCGTGAATCTCAACTGGCAGGTGCGCAAGCAGTTCTCGGGCTGGGCGAGCAAGCTGGGCCGCCCGGTCGCCATGCACAACGACCTCGACCTCGACCTGTGCGCCCTGTACGAGCTCACCGACGGCAGGAAGGGAGTGATCCAGTCCCTCGGCAACGCTTTCGGTGCTCTGCACCAGCCCCCGTACATCCTCCTCGACGGCGATGACCGCACCGGCGCCGTGGCCAGTGGCGAGAACCTCACCGTCAACCTCGACCACCAGCAGTCCTTCCGGCGCATCCTGGTCTTCGTGACCATCTATGAAGGGGCGCGCTCCTTCGCCGACCTGAACGCCACGGTCACCCTCACGCCGCAGCACGGCGCGCCGATCGACTTCTCGCTCGACGAGTGCACGGTCCCCTCCACGGTGTGCGCACTCGCCCTGATCACCAACACCGGCAGCGACCTGGTCGTCCAGCGCGAGGCCCGCTACCTGGTGCCCGAGCGCGGGGTGAGCCCGCAGCGCACGGTCGACTACGCGTACGCGTGGGGCATGAACTGGACGCCCGGCCGCAAGTAG
- a CDS encoding DUF6643 family protein: MTSPRSTYGGGYYSASFPDTPIYDSLVAERGTPQIAPIRVPAAYDMPGGNLPALPSALPALPAAPSQPSYGYGYPQAQQPAPLQQAPAAYIPQQAAAPRGYPGPQAQQPRPVAPGGTGYEAMRPAAPRPAAAPYQDPYNNQQYRGY; this comes from the coding sequence ATGACCTCCCCCCGCTCCACCTATGGCGGCGGCTACTACTCCGCCTCCTTCCCGGACACTCCGATCTACGACTCACTCGTGGCCGAGCGGGGCACCCCGCAGATCGCCCCGATCCGGGTCCCGGCCGCGTACGACATGCCGGGCGGCAATCTGCCCGCGCTGCCGTCCGCGCTGCCCGCCCTCCCGGCGGCCCCGTCCCAGCCCTCCTACGGGTACGGATATCCGCAGGCACAGCAGCCCGCTCCGCTACAGCAGGCGCCCGCGGCGTACATCCCGCAGCAGGCGGCCGCGCCGCGTGGTTATCCGGGTCCGCAGGCTCAGCAGCCTCGGCCGGTGGCGCCCGGTGGCACCGGCTACGAGGCGATGCGCCCCGCGGCTCCCCGCCCCGCCGCAGCTCCTTACCAGGACCCGTACAACAACCAGCAGTACCGCGGCTACTGA
- a CDS encoding MOSC domain-containing protein, with translation MGHAQLQSVHVHPVKAFRGTAPREAVVEPWGLAGDRRWVLIDDGGKVVTQRQQPRLALAAAELLPGGGVRLSAPGTDPLTVPVPRTVGTVPVEIFRDKVEAVLAEDDTAHAWCSAYLGADVRLAFMDDPGTRRPVDPEYALPGETVSFADGYPLLLTTTASLDALNSLIAQGDHAQEGPLPMNRFRPNVVVSGTAAWAEDDWSRIAIGEVTFRVPKKCGRCVVTTTDQATAERGREPLHTLGRHRRLDGKLVFGQNLVPLSRGTIRVGDPVTILD, from the coding sequence ATGGGGCACGCACAGCTGCAGTCGGTTCACGTTCATCCGGTCAAGGCGTTCCGGGGCACAGCGCCCCGGGAGGCCGTCGTGGAGCCCTGGGGGCTGGCCGGAGACCGACGCTGGGTGCTGATCGACGACGGGGGAAAGGTCGTTACGCAGCGCCAGCAACCGCGCCTCGCGCTGGCCGCCGCCGAGCTGCTGCCCGGCGGCGGCGTCCGGTTGTCCGCGCCCGGCACGGACCCGCTGACCGTGCCCGTGCCGCGGACGGTCGGCACGGTGCCGGTGGAGATCTTCCGCGACAAGGTCGAGGCGGTCCTCGCCGAGGACGACACCGCGCATGCCTGGTGCAGCGCCTATCTCGGCGCCGATGTGCGCCTGGCGTTCATGGACGACCCCGGCACGCGCCGGCCCGTCGATCCGGAGTACGCCCTGCCGGGCGAGACGGTCAGCTTCGCCGACGGATACCCGCTGCTGCTCACCACGACGGCATCCCTCGATGCTCTCAACTCCCTCATCGCGCAGGGTGATCACGCGCAAGAGGGCCCCCTGCCCATGAACCGTTTCCGGCCGAACGTGGTCGTGTCGGGCACCGCTGCCTGGGCCGAGGACGACTGGTCGCGCATCGCCATCGGCGAGGTGACCTTCCGTGTTCCCAAGAAGTGCGGGCGGTGCGTGGTGACCACCACCGACCAGGCCACCGCCGAGCGCGGCAGGGAGCCCCTGCACACCCTTGGCCGACACCGCCGGCTGGACGGCAAGCTGGTGTTCGGCCAGAACCTGGTACCCCTGTCCCGCGGCACGATCCGGGTCGGTGACCCGGTCACGATCCTCGACTGA